Proteins from a single region of Chloroherpeton thalassium ATCC 35110:
- a CDS encoding tetratricopeptide repeat protein codes for MARNNKASMLKNIKLILLLFICFINSNFVFALEKDKNNEPDTLKTSNDLDDKISRLSRLIPDDALSARTGDPKTDYIFSNYTVDQIKLMIDEYTKKLEKTKQKKKILSSKSIEVGEKFIKVFPESKVIDEIVIRQADLLYNKAIEEFDEKYLAYANESLKYAEILDKYDKGETSEKPTEPIEPDYGFDKVITLYDLIINNMPESPYVVDAYYGKAYIYGENLNKKDDAVAILREITRKYPDSRYTIDSYMLIAEYLFGAPSRQQPRKTIESIPYYKKVLDLVSSKGITSKYYDQSLYKLGWAYFRIGGIDKKNYEEAIAYFTSLCDDLEHAEEIFSGQALPDYVDTRLRDESLEYIATSFVSIQKKIDDTKSGVDRVETYFKKLSPPRRYEPIVYEKLGEAYENLLEEPKKIIEVYKTLLRRFPDYEKAPLIAQKIITQLDQASLEEGRSDREEIEKQLYEERKRLFYKYGRTSDWFAKLKNKIEAQSRGDTLAYSERSIATNSYDPKILDRIDNISRQALFNNIVYGVSRAQLLDGSVDPPLGIVVERNNQKAIELYEQVVKDVDNYVQFFSRYDSAAYYALFQKSFILDTKLSRKKDALEGYLDIAKNFAWDYYRKPATINAYIIATEIAKEQKLAQYTPGIDTVAKFSGQPDSLKPDEKKYIDVLETLVRLFPHDSLAVPSLQVLSTIYLAKGYTKEYKEINSRLLQYYPIQNIDAGVLVSLCDFALFEEKDYVKSEQLAKAIYYGPSQGADPKDKKRRDFAYKRIGESISQQAEYYKKRENYIAAARQYERAARTVPEWKDANQAAVLASDNYVLGGRTEDAVRINNYLINKASDDPSYKVKAYKGIVLAYERSENFDSLSTALENIADVFPDSTQLAEESLKKSIKASMRGENWKNAIRVTDKYLSRFADSKDAPDIAFNKIDLNVKLGNEEGVFDAYGEFADKYVDKPLSVKAYFRRGEYLEKKKNIEGAKGEFEKAIERSEKLKGQADVWASESLYKLTDYLIEDYKATPVKMVIAPSAFQESKKTSDLKSAKKKKASVQKDNALSGQSKDIAYDNNQKLQLKDKIGNYTIKLINLGGYRVIDAYYVPGFLSEDLANNYSNLPDTLYKAINNRGEKILDFKRDINIAQANVDASQGYRIAGNDYATAYKNLTKAKEEVLAEQKGASSIDTTQVEGDSLQFASIDTTSLANLNFVIDSLMTATGNVPDELKLAALNGTIEKTKSKISEMYYKSGLMKEKSVYVWLNSVVPDEVKNKEIKKIQKIRLKNPLFIGDIAELLQLSKIASSYVQPSVVDGIKTYDAGIKRSRELGLNNEYIKKSNDAIVGLAPKAAERIDSLARVSGILFDKLDKEYREKLASITNFKTDDQIDLTLKIEKMKLVITNYNNLATSAVLEYYNAYQLLKDIGAPQEKLTALADTATKFIYELGDRSMSRNENFDRYAKSFTDIFNSDFNKYWYSDAEGPYRDLGKLWKIAAQNVLGQVVDFVDEFGFQSQYTQRALRRLVNSDPRKFSIGQESKQTLSIVTDSEWKYAKDAPDYEWYSKNYDDSKWQFAVVNRDAANLYYIQKLETKVPVLDTVSVDTIAVRVDTTMKDTLIFKKAVVSVSPIWFKSKSLVQPPASFTPDTAGYYSPDMNAVPSNAIPNESIIDGTEKYNLDDSEIRKEKMPSETEGVKSEEGTSTEEVVPSETEGVKSEGEGTSTEEVVPSETEGVKSEGEGTSTEEVVPSETEGVKSEGEGTSTEEVVPSETEGVKSEGEGTSTEEVVPSETEGVKSEGEATSTEEVVPSETEGVKSEGEGTSTEEVVPSETEGVKSEGEGTSTEEVVPSETEGVKSEGEATSTEEVVPSETEGVKSEGEGTSTEEVVPSETKGVKSEGEAAPTEKSDSTVVPSPNLWDAPPPDYLNPGGSLYKRNDAIEEAHLSIYRKWYSKVLVQDSISASVDSNYDENVAKSTLSSSSSDSLSVSLYSEPLVSSQELIKEPDSLTIAAWISAGGYKDSLGVWMDSTGMVLFNEAALLPPPEPDPEHVYFRKEFEFDGAIDIAQLVLSTDIPADSMEIYINGDPIEVVYESVSEQILSFVGIPLDKQFTLDISKFVKDGKNVIAVKVPGTIQGAGLKAMVNILYFGKLTDEQIKVLVKQISTQRREARKALEEPAVEESTQ; via the coding sequence ATGGCTCGAAATAATAAGGCTAGTATGTTAAAAAATATTAAGCTTATTCTATTGTTATTTATTTGTTTTATTAATTCAAATTTTGTCTTTGCTTTAGAAAAAGATAAAAATAATGAGCCTGATACGTTAAAAACATCTAATGATTTAGATGATAAAATTTCACGTTTGTCAAGGTTAATACCTGATGACGCGCTGTCAGCCAGGACAGGTGATCCAAAAACAGATTACATTTTTTCAAACTACACAGTAGATCAAATAAAATTAATGATCGATGAATACACGAAGAAATTAGAGAAAACAAAACAAAAAAAGAAAATCTTATCAAGTAAAAGTATTGAAGTTGGTGAAAAGTTTATAAAAGTCTTTCCCGAAAGCAAGGTTATAGATGAAATTGTAATAAGACAGGCAGACTTACTATATAATAAGGCTATAGAGGAGTTTGATGAAAAATATTTAGCCTATGCTAATGAAAGTTTAAAATATGCAGAGATACTTGATAAATATGATAAAGGTGAAACTTCTGAAAAACCAACAGAACCGATAGAACCTGATTATGGTTTTGATAAGGTCATAACTTTATATGATTTGATTATTAATAATATGCCTGAAAGTCCGTATGTTGTTGATGCATATTACGGTAAGGCATATATTTATGGTGAAAATCTAAATAAAAAAGATGACGCCGTGGCTATTCTACGTGAAATAACACGTAAGTATCCAGATAGTCGCTATACAATTGATTCCTATATGTTAATCGCCGAGTATTTATTCGGTGCACCATCAAGACAACAACCAAGAAAAACAATAGAATCAATCCCATATTATAAAAAAGTTCTCGATCTTGTTTCATCAAAGGGGATTACATCAAAATATTATGATCAATCTTTATATAAGTTAGGATGGGCTTATTTTAGAATAGGAGGAATTGATAAAAAGAATTATGAAGAAGCAATTGCTTACTTTACAAGTTTGTGTGATGATTTAGAACATGCAGAAGAAATTTTTTCCGGTCAAGCATTACCTGACTATGTCGATACTCGACTAAGGGATGAATCTTTGGAATATATAGCTACTAGTTTTGTATCTATTCAGAAAAAAATAGATGATACAAAATCAGGTGTCGATAGAGTTGAAACGTACTTTAAAAAATTGAGCCCTCCAAGACGATACGAGCCAATCGTATACGAAAAACTCGGTGAAGCCTATGAAAACTTATTAGAAGAGCCGAAAAAAATTATTGAGGTATATAAAACCTTATTAAGGCGTTTCCCTGATTATGAAAAAGCCCCACTTATAGCTCAAAAAATAATTACTCAGTTAGATCAAGCATCTTTAGAGGAAGGTCGTTCTGATAGGGAAGAAATTGAAAAACAATTATACGAAGAAAGAAAGCGGTTGTTTTATAAGTATGGGAGAACAAGTGATTGGTTTGCAAAATTAAAAAATAAGATAGAAGCTCAAAGTAGAGGAGATACATTAGCTTATTCTGAAAGAAGTATTGCAACAAATAGCTATGATCCGAAAATATTAGATAGGATAGATAATATTTCAAGGCAGGCTCTATTTAATAATATTGTGTATGGCGTTAGTCGTGCTCAATTATTAGACGGTTCTGTTGATCCACCACTTGGAATTGTTGTTGAAAGAAATAATCAAAAAGCGATTGAGCTATATGAACAAGTTGTGAAAGATGTTGATAATTATGTTCAATTTTTTTCAAGATATGACTCAGCCGCTTATTATGCGTTATTCCAGAAATCATTTATTTTGGATACAAAGCTGTCTAGAAAGAAAGATGCTCTAGAAGGATACTTAGATATAGCTAAAAATTTTGCCTGGGATTATTACAGAAAGCCAGCTACAATTAACGCATATATTATTGCTACAGAAATTGCAAAGGAGCAAAAGTTAGCACAATATACGCCAGGAATTGATACGGTGGCAAAATTTTCAGGTCAACCAGATTCATTGAAACCTGATGAGAAAAAATATATAGATGTTTTAGAAACACTGGTACGTCTTTTCCCTCATGACTCGTTGGCTGTTCCCTCATTACAAGTTCTTTCTACAATATATTTGGCAAAAGGATATACAAAAGAGTATAAAGAAATAAACTCACGTTTACTGCAATATTATCCAATTCAAAATATTGATGCTGGAGTGTTAGTTAGCTTGTGTGATTTTGCTTTATTTGAAGAAAAAGATTATGTCAAAAGTGAGCAATTAGCAAAAGCTATCTATTATGGGCCGAGTCAAGGTGCTGATCCAAAAGATAAAAAGCGAAGAGACTTTGCATATAAAAGAATTGGTGAATCGATCTCACAACAAGCTGAGTATTATAAAAAAAGAGAAAATTATATAGCAGCAGCAAGACAGTATGAAAGGGCTGCGAGGACTGTTCCTGAATGGAAAGATGCAAATCAAGCAGCTGTTCTTGCTTCAGATAATTATGTTTTAGGCGGGAGAACAGAAGATGCTGTTAGGATCAATAATTATTTGATCAATAAAGCATCGGACGATCCTTCTTACAAGGTTAAAGCTTATAAGGGAATCGTTCTTGCTTACGAGCGTTCTGAAAATTTTGATAGTTTATCAACTGCTTTAGAAAATATTGCTGATGTTTTTCCTGATTCAACTCAATTGGCTGAAGAGAGTTTAAAGAAGTCTATCAAAGCAAGTATGAGAGGTGAGAATTGGAAAAACGCGATAAGGGTAACGGATAAGTATCTTTCAAGATTTGCTGACTCAAAAGATGCTCCTGATATTGCATTCAATAAAATTGATTTGAATGTGAAATTAGGAAATGAAGAAGGTGTTTTTGACGCATATGGTGAATTTGCTGATAAATATGTAGATAAGCCACTTAGTGTAAAAGCTTATTTTAGAAGAGGTGAATATTTAGAAAAGAAAAAAAATATAGAAGGTGCGAAAGGCGAGTTTGAAAAAGCTATTGAAAGAAGCGAGAAATTAAAAGGTCAGGCAGATGTTTGGGCTAGTGAAAGTTTATATAAATTAACTGATTACTTGATTGAAGATTATAAGGCAACGCCGGTAAAAATGGTGATTGCCCCATCTGCATTTCAAGAGTCAAAAAAGACTAGTGACTTAAAAAGTGCAAAAAAGAAGAAAGCTTCAGTCCAAAAAGATAATGCGTTAAGCGGGCAGAGTAAAGATATCGCTTATGACAATAATCAAAAACTTCAGCTAAAAGATAAAATAGGTAATTATACCATTAAGCTTATCAATCTAGGCGGCTACAGAGTAATTGATGCTTATTATGTTCCTGGCTTTTTATCGGAAGATTTAGCTAATAATTATTCTAATTTACCTGATACGCTTTATAAAGCGATAAATAATAGAGGGGAAAAAATTCTTGATTTCAAGAGGGATATAAATATTGCTCAGGCAAATGTGGATGCCAGTCAAGGATACCGAATTGCAGGTAATGATTATGCAACAGCCTACAAAAATTTAACTAAAGCTAAAGAAGAAGTCTTGGCTGAACAAAAAGGCGCGTCATCTATAGACACTACACAAGTAGAAGGTGATTCTTTACAATTCGCTAGCATAGACACGACATCGCTTGCTAATTTAAACTTTGTTATTGATAGCTTAATGACAGCTACCGGAAACGTCCCTGACGAACTTAAATTGGCTGCTTTAAATGGAACCATAGAAAAAACCAAATCAAAAATATCGGAAATGTATTACAAGTCCGGTTTGATGAAAGAAAAAAGTGTTTATGTATGGTTGAATTCAGTTGTTCCAGATGAAGTAAAAAATAAAGAAATTAAAAAAATCCAGAAGATCAGGTTAAAAAATCCTTTATTTATTGGCGACATTGCTGAGTTGCTTCAACTATCCAAAATAGCAAGTTCTTATGTACAGCCATCAGTAGTCGATGGGATAAAAACTTATGATGCTGGTATTAAAAGATCAAGAGAATTAGGGCTAAATAATGAGTATATCAAAAAATCAAATGATGCTATTGTGGGTCTAGCTCCGAAAGCAGCAGAAAGAATTGATTCTTTGGCTCGGGTTTCGGGGATTTTATTTGACAAATTAGATAAAGAATATAGAGAGAAGCTCGCTTCTATAACAAATTTTAAAACGGATGATCAGATTGATCTCACCCTTAAAATAGAGAAGATGAAGCTAGTTATTACTAATTATAATAACTTAGCTACATCAGCAGTTCTTGAGTATTATAATGCATATCAGTTGTTAAAAGATATTGGAGCGCCCCAGGAAAAACTCACTGCACTTGCAGACACAGCCACAAAATTTATATATGAGTTGGGTGATAGAAGCATGTCAAGAAATGAAAATTTTGATAGATATGCTAAGTCTTTCACTGATATCTTTAATAGTGATTTTAATAAATACTGGTATAGTGATGCAGAAGGTCCTTATAGGGATCTTGGGAAGTTGTGGAAAATAGCAGCGCAAAATGTGTTGGGACAAGTTGTTGATTTTGTTGACGAGTTCGGTTTCCAAAGTCAGTATACACAGCGAGCGCTAAGACGATTAGTCAATAGTGATCCTCGTAAGTTTTCAATTGGGCAGGAAAGTAAACAAACGCTTTCGATTGTAACTGATTCTGAATGGAAATACGCAAAAGACGCGCCAGACTATGAGTGGTATTCAAAAAATTATGATGATTCAAAATGGCAGTTTGCAGTTGTTAATAGGGACGCCGCTAATTTGTATTACATACAAAAATTAGAGACCAAGGTTCCCGTTCTCGATACGGTGTCAGTAGATACAATTGCGGTAAGAGTTGATACAACGATGAAGGATACGCTTATCTTTAAAAAAGCGGTTGTATCCGTTTCCCCAATATGGTTCAAATCTAAAAGCTTAGTTCAGCCACCAGCTTCATTTACACCTGATACCGCTGGATATTATAGCCCTGATATGAACGCTGTTCCAAGTAATGCTATTCCTAATGAGAGTATTATTGATGGCACAGAAAAGTATAATTTAGACGATAGCGAAATTAGAAAAGAAAAAATGCCATCGGAAACTGAAGGTGTAAAGAGCGAAGAAGGAACATCAACCGAGGAAGTTGTGCCATCGGAAACTGAAGGTGTAAAGAGTGAAGGTGAAGGAACATCAACCGAGGAAGTTGTGCCATCGGAAACTGAAGGTGTAAAGAGTGAAGGTGAAGGAACATCAACCGAGGAAGTTGTGCCATCGGAAACTGAAGGTGTAAAGAGTGAAGGTGAAGGAACATCAACCGAGGAAGTTGTGCCATCGGAAACTGAAGGTGTAAAGAGTGAAGGTGAAGGAACATCAACCGAGGAAGTTGTGCCATCGGAAACTGAAGGTGTAAAGAGTGAAGGTGAGGCAACATCAACCGAGGAAGTTGTGCCATCGGAAACTGAAGGTGTAAAGAGTGAAGGTGAAGGAACATCAACCGAGGAAGTTGTGCCATCGGAAACTGAAGGTGTAAAGAGTGAAGGTGAAGGAACATCAACCGAGGAAGTTGTGCCATCGGAAACTGAAGGTGTAAAGAGTGAAGGTGAGGCAACATCAACCGAGGAAGTTGTGCCATCGGAAACTGAAGGTGTAAAGAGTGAAGGTGAAGGAACATCAACCGAGGAAGTTGTGCCATCGGAAACTAAAGGTGTAAAGAGTGAAGGTGAAGCAGCACCAACAGAAAAGAGCGATTCTACAGTTGTTCCATCTCCAAATTTATGGGATGCACCACCTCCAGATTACTTAAATCCAGGAGGATCGTTATACAAAAGAAATGATGCTATAGAAGAGGCTCATCTAAGCATATACCGGAAATGGTATTCAAAAGTATTGGTGCAGGATTCAATATCAGCAAGTGTTGATTCTAATTATGATGAAAATGTAGCAAAAAGCACTCTATCATCAAGTAGTAGTGACTCACTTTCAGTGAGCTTATATAGTGAGCCCCTGGTATCATCGCAAGAGTTGATAAAAGAACCTGACTCTCTTACCATTGCAGCATGGATTTCCGCTGGTGGTTATAAAGATAGCTTGGGTGTTTGGATGGATAGCACTGGGATGGTTTTATTTAATGAGGCTGCGCTATTGCCACCACCTGAGCCGGATCCAGAGCATGTATATTTTAGAAAAGAATTTGAATTTGATGGCGCTATAGACATCGCACAGTTAGTGTTATCAACGGATATTCCTGCTGATTCAATGGAAATATATATCAATGGCGATCCAATTGAAGTTGTTTATGAAAGTGTATCAGAGCAAATTCTGAGCTTTGTTGGTATTCCATTAGATAAACAGTTCACGTTAGATATTTCTAAGTTTGTAAAAGATGGGAAAAATGTAATTGCAGTAAAAGTACCTGGTACTATTCAAGGTGCAGGATTAAAAGCAATGGTAAATATCTTGTACTTTGGTAAATTAACTGATGAACAAATAAAGGTTTTGGTAAAGCAAATTAGTACGCAACGGCGAGAGGCAAGAAAAGCTTTAGAAGAACCTGCAGTGGAAGAATCTACTCAGTAA
- a CDS encoding tetratricopeptide repeat protein: MYKLNFLIFLFLFGLNENALSQIIIEKWSSKQEDKDQEYKKIREGINYIYNLEYDKAEKIFDTVKKSNHENPIGFFFDGMVLWWKIMINIEDVQYDELFKEKMSNVIDICDRLIEKESENSTAIFYKAAALGFRGRLLANRGEWLNAAIDGKNALPLVGQLSKIEEENNDVEFGLGLYNYYAEAIPEKYPILKPITIFFPKGNKQKAIKQLNNAVKNAKYADIEALYFLMQIYYMYEYDYKKALEYATILYNKFPKNILFKAYIGRINSKLGNTLKTSLIYNELIELVENSDISLYKRYLDEANYYIGYSFMKNGESNKALAYYGKVCQNKNDSDFSNKYFYMSLYNMGNIYILKNDFEKARNCFIELINMNDCCDLHKKAQKKLKQIENRF; the protein is encoded by the coding sequence ATGTATAAGCTTAATTTTCTAATATTTTTATTTTTATTCGGATTAAATGAGAATGCTTTGTCTCAAATAATCATTGAGAAATGGTCAAGCAAACAAGAGGATAAAGATCAAGAATATAAAAAAATACGTGAAGGTATAAATTATATATATAATTTGGAATATGATAAAGCAGAAAAAATTTTTGATACAGTAAAAAAAAGTAATCACGAAAACCCAATTGGATTTTTCTTTGATGGAATGGTTTTATGGTGGAAAATAATGATTAATATTGAAGATGTTCAATATGATGAATTATTTAAAGAAAAAATGAGTAATGTAATAGATATCTGTGATAGACTTATAGAAAAAGAATCCGAAAATTCGACAGCGATTTTTTATAAAGCTGCAGCATTGGGTTTCAGAGGTCGGCTGCTTGCCAATAGAGGTGAATGGTTGAATGCAGCAATTGATGGTAAAAATGCACTTCCTTTAGTTGGGCAATTATCAAAAATAGAAGAAGAAAATAATGACGTAGAGTTCGGACTTGGCTTATATAACTATTATGCGGAAGCAATTCCTGAAAAATATCCGATTTTAAAGCCAATTACTATTTTTTTTCCAAAGGGTAATAAGCAAAAGGCAATAAAGCAACTAAACAATGCTGTGAAAAATGCGAAATATGCTGATATAGAAGCATTGTATTTTTTGATGCAAATATATTATATGTATGAATATGACTATAAAAAAGCATTAGAATATGCAACTATTTTATATAATAAGTTTCCAAAGAACATCCTTTTTAAGGCATATATCGGCAGAATTAATTCTAAGCTTGGAAACACTTTAAAGACTTCTTTAATATACAATGAGCTTATAGAATTAGTTGAAAACTCTGATATTAGTTTATATAAAAGATATTTAGATGAGGCAAATTACTATATAGGATATTCGTTTATGAAAAATGGAGAATCAAATAAAGCATTGGCTTACTATGGGAAAGTCTGCCAGAATAAAAATGATAGTGATTTTAGTAACAAGTATTTTTATATGTCTTTATATAATATGGGAAATATATATATATTGAAAAACGATTTTGAAAAAGCACGTAATTGTTTTATTGAATTAATAAATATGAATGATTGTTGTGATTTGCATAAAAAAGCACAAAAAAAACTTAAACAAATAGAAAATAGATTTTAA
- a CDS encoding exo-beta-N-acetylmuramidase NamZ family protein — translation MNVFKKKFSVLFVVCCLFVFNDFAYSQLRTGLDVLVDFQISKLKGKNVALITNKTGVDRFLTNNYELLRQNNVTVKKIFTPEHGFLIDKEAGKKVENSTIDDIQVISLYGWHRAPTKDELQGISVLIYDIQDVGVRCFTYISTMKLAMNAANDNKIEFIVLDRPNPISPLHPDGFMVDSSNISFVSSYNIPFIYGLTSGELAKMIKDEEYPELSLTIYEMLDYNRKKYDDEQFRWVNNFIPPSPNLQDFESVLLYPATVFLEGTNISEGRGTSEPFKQFGAPFIIADDVVFQLRILKIDGVYFEETSFTPRSIEGISENPKYENEKCYGIKIKVINRKEYNPFQVAVGILFVLQKLYPNEFDMMKYGSFFDKLVGTNKLRKMLRDGVHYEDIIQINHKQITEYQERIKKYIIY, via the coding sequence ATGAATGTGTTTAAGAAAAAATTTTCTGTTTTATTTGTTGTTTGTTGTTTGTTTGTATTTAATGATTTTGCCTATTCTCAACTTAGAACAGGATTGGACGTGTTAGTTGATTTTCAAATCAGTAAGCTAAAAGGTAAAAATGTTGCATTAATAACAAATAAAACAGGCGTAGATAGATTTTTAACTAATAATTATGAATTATTAAGACAAAATAATGTAACAGTAAAGAAAATATTTACTCCAGAACATGGCTTTTTAATTGATAAAGAAGCAGGAAAAAAAGTTGAGAATAGCACTATTGATGATATTCAAGTTATTTCTTTGTATGGATGGCATCGTGCTCCAACGAAGGATGAATTGCAGGGTATAAGCGTATTAATCTATGATATTCAGGACGTAGGTGTAAGGTGCTTTACTTATATTTCAACGATGAAATTGGCTATGAATGCTGCAAATGATAATAAAATTGAATTTATTGTTTTGGATAGGCCAAATCCTATCTCTCCCTTACATCCAGATGGATTTATGGTTGATTCAAGTAACATATCATTTGTAAGCAGTTATAATATTCCATTTATCTATGGATTGACATCGGGAGAGTTAGCAAAAATGATAAAAGATGAAGAATATCCTGAGTTATCTCTCACTATATATGAAATGTTGGATTATAATAGAAAAAAATATGATGATGAGCAGTTTAGGTGGGTAAATAATTTTATTCCACCTTCTCCAAATCTACAAGATTTTGAATCAGTATTATTATATCCAGCAACTGTTTTTCTTGAAGGTACAAATATAAGTGAAGGGAGAGGCACAAGTGAGCCATTTAAGCAGTTTGGTGCTCCTTTTATCATAGCAGATGATGTCGTTTTTCAATTGCGAATATTAAAAATAGATGGGGTGTATTTCGAAGAAACTTCTTTTACTCCGAGATCAATTGAAGGGATTTCTGAAAATCCAAAATATGAAAATGAAAAGTGCTATGGTATTAAAATAAAAGTGATTAATAGAAAAGAATATAATCCGTTTCAGGTTGCCGTAGGTATTTTATTTGTTTTGCAAAAATTATATCCAAATGAATTTGATATGATGAAATATGGAAGCTTTTTTGATAAATTAGTTGGCACTAACAAACTTCGAAAAATGCTAAGAGATGGCGTTCATTATGAAGATATCATTCAAATCAATCATAAACAGATAACTGAGTATCAAGAAAGAATAAAAAAGTATATTATATATTGA
- a CDS encoding sodium:solute symporter — protein sequence MNSFTLLDWTVMLIYFISITFFGLFKSGRQTSTRDYFLSDKKISWWVISMSVVATETSALTFISLPGLAYVSNFNFLQLAIGYIIGRIIVALIFLPKYFDGELTTAYALIERKLGLSSRKILSVIFIITRLLADGVRLYATAIPIGLILHGYKEFEQVPDLYIYISSISLISVITIFYVRFGGVRAVIWTDLIQLIIYIFGGLFSLYYLFHQNVNILETFHHLNKIHKTEIFNFDFSHFFSTPYNFLSAIIGGIFLSMASHGTDYIIVQRLFATNNLRNSQKALIFSGFTIFFQFLIFLLIGSLLFTYYNDPALSGDKVFSKFIIETLPPGISGLIISGLLAAAMSTLSSSINAISSSTVYDILAHLKPFNSYTDEKKLNLSKLISLFWGVLLTATALSFIGNNQAVIELALSIASLTYGGLLGTFFICFTQQNYAPASVFIGITICISIMSYVVFFTTLPWTFYVTLGTCINFSAIYLTNFLFRKTIINI from the coding sequence ATGAATAGTTTTACATTATTAGATTGGACAGTGATGCTAATATATTTTATTAGCATCACTTTTTTTGGCTTATTCAAAAGCGGTCGTCAAACGTCTACTCGCGATTACTTTCTTTCCGATAAGAAAATTAGTTGGTGGGTTATTTCCATGTCGGTTGTTGCTACCGAAACCTCTGCACTCACTTTCATTTCGCTACCTGGCCTTGCTTATGTTTCTAATTTCAATTTTCTTCAATTAGCCATTGGTTATATTATTGGTAGAATTATTGTAGCATTAATATTTTTGCCAAAATATTTTGATGGGGAATTAACCACAGCTTATGCACTAATAGAAAGAAAATTAGGTCTTTCTTCACGAAAAATTCTTTCTGTTATTTTTATTATTACAAGACTGCTTGCAGATGGGGTTCGCCTGTATGCAACAGCAATTCCAATTGGATTAATCTTACATGGATATAAAGAGTTTGAACAAGTTCCAGACCTATATATTTATATCTCGTCGATCAGTCTTATCTCAGTTATTACTATTTTTTATGTTCGCTTTGGGGGTGTTAGAGCTGTTATCTGGACTGACTTGATTCAATTAATCATCTATATTTTTGGCGGACTGTTTTCTCTGTATTATTTATTTCATCAAAATGTTAATATTCTGGAAACATTTCACCATTTAAATAAAATTCATAAAACAGAAATATTCAACTTCGATTTTAGCCATTTCTTTTCAACACCATATAATTTTTTATCAGCAATTATTGGAGGAATTTTCTTATCGATGGCATCACATGGAACTGATTATATTATTGTACAGCGTCTTTTTGCCACTAATAATTTAAGAAATAGTCAAAAAGCTTTGATTTTCAGTGGATTTACGATCTTTTTCCAATTTTTAATATTTCTTTTAATCGGTTCATTGCTCTTTACATATTACAACGATCCTGCACTCAGTGGCGATAAAGTATTTTCAAAATTTATTATTGAAACACTTCCTCCTGGCATTTCGGGATTAATTATTTCTGGGCTTTTAGCTGCTGCAATGTCCACTTTATCCAGTTCAATCAATGCCATATCGAGCTCAACGGTTTATGATATTTTAGCTCATCTTAAACCGTTCAATTCATATACCGACGAGAAAAAGCTGAATCTATCAAAGCTTATCAGTTTATTTTGGGGAGTTTTGCTAACAGCCACAGCTCTTTCTTTTATAGGAAATAATCAGGCGGTTATTGAACTTGCGTTGAGTATCGCGTCACTTACTTATGGAGGCTTGCTGGGCACATTTTTTATCTGTTTTACGCAACAGAATTACGCACCGGCTTCTGTTTTTATTGGTATTACGATCTGCATTAGCATAATGAGTTATGTCGTGTTTTTTACTACTTTGCCTTGGACTTTTTACGTAACACTTGGAACATGTATAAATTTTTCAGCGATTTACTTAACAAATTTTTTATTTAGAAAGACAATCATCAATATATAA
- a CDS encoding STAS domain-containing protein codes for MKFTVETKKELTVFKLHEKRLDASIAPELKSEFVVLIEAEDKKYLIIDLSQVDAIDSSGIGALLMAHRQTADHNGFAAYVGVKNKVRDLLKMTGLDKQLYIFSSLQEALNSIEAVDTEDQENEVETASAKKSRRSNDEDEDDFLSDIPNIDDIDEESFVGEALDESSFETEEEIDDRDNDRDDTEDDDDEEMDDYDIDEEPEEDKKQKKKPTKSTEKTKKKTQSPTKKARKKAE; via the coding sequence ATGAAATTTACAGTTGAAACCAAAAAGGAACTCACCGTTTTCAAGCTACATGAAAAAAGGCTCGATGCTTCTATCGCACCGGAGTTAAAGTCCGAATTTGTCGTGCTAATTGAAGCAGAAGACAAAAAGTACCTAATCATTGATTTGTCTCAAGTCGATGCGATTGATTCAAGCGGCATCGGCGCCCTGTTGATGGCTCACCGCCAGACTGCCGACCATAACGGATTTGCTGCCTATGTAGGCGTAAAAAACAAAGTCCGCGACTTGCTTAAAATGACCGGACTTGATAAGCAACTCTATATTTTTTCATCGCTGCAAGAAGCGCTGAATTCGATTGAGGCTGTTGATACAGAAGATCAGGAAAACGAAGTTGAAACGGCCAGCGCGAAAAAATCTCGCCGTTCTAACGATGAAGACGAGGATGATTTTCTCTCAGATATTCCTAACATTGATGACATTGACGAGGAATCCTTCGTCGGAGAGGCCTTAGACGAAAGCTCTTTTGAGACAGAAGAAGAAATAGATGACAGAGACAACGACCGCGACGATACAGAGGACGATGACGATGAAGAAATGGACGACTATGATATAGACGAAGAACCAGAGGAAGATAAAAAACAGAAAAAAAAGCCAACCAAGAGCACCGAAAAAACAAAGAAAAAAACACAAAGCCCCACGAAAAAAGCCCGGAAAAAAGCTGAATAA